The DNA region TGTGATAAGAATGGTTCAATCTAAATATTCTAACGCAGggggaaatttaaaaaaaaatgtgagctACTTGAAACGCCTTGTAAAAGTGTTTCAGCCTGTTATTGTGAGAAAGTGCAgcatttactgtgtgtttacatcagtttgaaacaataacaatgggtgaaataatttaatttgaagTAATAACAAACTGAACCACATAATGAGCTGCTTGTAAACAATGTGTTACCTCTTTATCCTCACAGAGTTTGGAGAGCAGGTAGACCAGAGGGTCAAGGTTTCGAACATTTTTGGATTTGAGCTCCTCGTATTTCCTCAAGAAGTCCTCAGGGGTTTTGGAGAACTCTGCTAATTTGACCTGGAAATTAAAACAGTCACCAACAAAAGAATATCCAGTTAGCAACAGATTCATAAAGTGTATGACAAATATTTATCACAGTAATATGCTCCTGTAAAACCTGATTTAAACGCTGTAACTGTTCTGTAGTATCAGCCTTTCCTGCCTATATGATGGCGAACATCGATGTTGCTATGTTTGCTTCTCTTTAACGGGGTTGTCATTCTTTTTAAGGAATTATTTTTGCAGAAATTTAACAACTTAAAATTGCTCTTTAAATTTAACAATTTAAAGAGCAAAAAGCTTGGTGCACGGCATGTACTGCAGAGCTAGAGGTGCCGTCCactggaaaatgaaaataaacaaatctaaacTCAACCTGCACAAATACAGTTaggatttttttgttgacaCTGACAAGACAAACACTTGAGATGTTTAGtggtatatacacacacacacacatatatatatatatatatatatatatgtgtgtgtgtgtgtgtatatatcatCTGTACGCAATAAAAGCAACTGAGCTCATCCACAGAATGATATACTTCTTTTTCATCAACACAGTTCTCCAGTTGTTTATCCACACGTGAGATGCACACATGCCGATGCACGTATGTAAatgtgcacagacagacacgtcTCAGTCATTTATATGTAttacaataaatacaactaCAGTATATCCAGATTTCAGGCGCTCCCACACctgtgaccacatcaccccgatccttcataacctccactggctcctcCTCTTAGGTCTGCTGATGCCAACCTCCTGCCCCCCCTACCAGGACTAAACACACCTTGGGGGGACAGGGCCTTCTCCACTGCAGCTCTTACCCTCAGACAATCACTCCCTAAAGACATCAGAGACTTCCCCTCACTCTCCACCTTCAAGAAATcactcaaaacacacaaattcaaaaactTCAAATCTGCCTGACActggtttcttcttcttcactgcaCTATTTCCCTTcctgtcctttttttgttttctgaaaaGCATCTTTGAGTATCCAGAAAAGTGCAATATAAATCCAATGTATTAATTATCATTACtactttatgtatttattcaacTTAATGGGTTACAGAACACGTCTGTACTGACTGCATGTTTCCCATTACATGGCTACAAAGAAGGATTAGTTATAAAAGTTTTAAGTTAAGATTTAAAACAGCACCTGTGCCAAAAATTTAGCACATAAAATTTACATACAAATTACATGTTGAAAGACAAAGTATACAAAAACAATGCAGGTCTGAAGTCTGGTTGCAACGGTACACAGGTTCTAAGGTACCTTGATATTACAACTGACGGTTATAAAactgtgtgcattttcataCACAATAGCCCCTCTGTTTTCACTCCTTTAACGGTCATTTtgacttataataataataataataataataataattctgtaataatGTGAAGATCTCATACTGGTGCAACCCCAGTCTCAACAGAGCCCTCGTGTCTGtttccagctgctgcaggaacacCTGACAACTAAACACTGTGTTGAGCAGTGATGTCTGCAAAGGTGCATGAGCTCATCAACATCAGGACATTGTGGTGCATTTCTCTCATGCCCCAGGACTGTCCCATGGCCTGAAGGTTGCACCACAGCCCCCTCAGTGTGTGACACCCACCTTGGCGCTGTGAGCAGACACTGTGGTTGTGACGTAGGGAGTCCTGTGTTTCTGCAGGAGGTCGATGTAGCCCTCTGCTCCATCACCTCCTCGGACATGAAGCAGGCTGAGCAGCTCGTTGACATCATGGTGGATCCTGAACTCACTCATGGCTCAGGCAGCTGAGATGACGACACACTTTAATAAAGGAGGGGAGACAGAACAGCTGCTGAGATCAACGTCACTGTTGTAACGGCTCCTGATGACGCACAGCGgcctgagctgagctgagctgatgCAGGAAGTTATGTCCAACAAGCGGAGCTCATAGTGATGCTGAGCTAACAGTCATTTGATGCTacatgctagtttgctaactggCTCCGGCTGAAATGAACTATGAGGATGCTAACTGCTTAGCTAGCTCATCTCGACTGAAACACGTCATTAATGACACAGTTATAATCATGTAACTACGTAATAATAACCCTTATTACAGGTGTGACCGGAGTCTGTACCGAGCACTCTACCTGTCGGTCGGTTCTGGgtgaaaacagcagcaaacaccGTCGCAGGTACAAACGCGCCCACCACTGGTCAaattcttcttctactgtttatatATGGACACACAGTCCCGCCGCCACACCGCCCCCACAGGTTGAATATGGCACTACAACTTCAGTCACTGACACAATTTAATCACTGATGTAACTTTACTACAGCTGGAGcgattaatcgattaatcaatGATCTATTGGGCAAATATTTATGATGAGTAAATATACAATAATAAACTGCCAAAAGATGAGATAATTACAGGTTCTCAGATGTGAAGATTTATTTTCCTAACAACATCTTTATTGATTTTAGctacaataaacaaacataaacagtatgtgtatatatgtgtacacaaacacactaaaaaGCACACATGGCACATGAATGTCTGTGCGACCGCAAAGATTGAACACACATGTAATGCCCCACACCCCAGACCAGAAgtcttaaaataaatgaagtaaatgaaataaagtatataaatacAACTAAAGCATCGTGTTAGGGTGGAGGTAACTTCAGTTTCAGTACATCTCATATTGATGTACAAAGTTGACAATAATTACGtataaaacaaactgacagaTTTGAACCCTGTCAAAATTAATCTCCAGCCTAACAGTGCTTCCATCATGCAGGTGAAGTCTGTCCTGTCTCGATGTCACATGAAGGAATCCCAGATGTTGTGAAACAGTGACTGATTCCCTCTGAATTTTTTCCCAGGGCAGAGTTGTAGATAATTGTGAGGATTTACTTCTTTCCCTGGTTTTACAGACACATTTAATAGTTTTGGGTTTGGAaatgttggttggacaaaacaagacatttgattttcactgttttctgacatgATGTTTTGAAGACCTGAGAATTACCTGAGACAACAATGTACAGGTTGAATGGTGATCAACATAAACATGTTGCAGCCCTAAATGTTACTGCAGAtgttaataacattttaaagctAATGATGTCAAACTGAACCAGATTTCCAATTGTTGGCTACTTTTTACATGTCCAAGCTAATATTGTAGTTTTTACTCCGTTAGGCTGAAGTCATTTGATAAACAGAGTCAGAATACCTAATACAAAATCTAATCAACTAATAAAACAGTATGtgactttattgatccctgtggGAAGTCATCAGCTACCCAGCAGTATGTGAAGTCATTAAAATCACCTCCACTTAAAGCAGCTGCAAcgttaaagtgatgaacacattaatgcactAATAATTATATTACAGTGatactttttttattgaaatgGAGGATTCTGCATTGTGgtactttttgtattttaatttaactacattttgatgtcaatattttttgcactttaacTCAAGTAATGCAGGATTTTAACTTGTAActgagtatttctacactgtgatTCTGCtatgtttattttagtttaagATATAAGTACTTATTCCACCTCTGGTgaggtcacacacacaaccagtttatattatatcatatcatattataTGACATGACacgacatgacatgacatgacatgacattgcCTTACATTATatgatattatatattatactaCAAATCCCAAATACAGAATACAAATCTGTGTTCCAAAACggttttcctccttttttggTGGGTTAGAGAGAAATAAATTTGGTCTGTTGCTCGGATCaaacatttgaagacatcaccttgggctttgggaaattACAGAGGGTATTAACtcacattttattgacaaaCGATCATTCGATTAATGGTGAAAATTATAGGCAGGTtgatcaataatgaaaataactgctGGTGGCAGCACTAGTGCTTCACAGAATTAATGCTTTGAGAACCAGTTGGGTCATTTACATGTGACATtatgtgttgatttgttttttatttgataagtTTATTTCAAATACATGCAAATAATATAAAACCAAGGAAAGCGAGTATAACAGAAGCAAACTAACGaacaggaaataaatgaaagagggagagagaaaaaatgcaCATATTTGAAAAGGAGTGAGAAGAAGTAAAACTTAAATACTCTCACCCTTTATCCATGAATTACAGAGAATATAATATTCCCTGTCGATCATAGATGAAGTTATATATCTAtacaaaatgactttttaatgtattattaaATAGCTTCATGAATCTCGAAATATATTTGTGACAAATACATTTCTATACACCTCCACTAATATTCTAATATAGTAATCATtaataatagaataataatGATTAGTAATTAATATTGATGTGTGGCCGTGTTAGAGGAGAGAAACTGGCACATTAACCTTTTATTAATTAacttatttaatatttatacacGCTAAAGTTCATCTGACCgtgtctgcttttattttgaaaagcgaCGACAGCGGAAGTAAACAGTAATCACGTTACAACCCGGAAGTGTTGCCTTTCTCTGATTAACGTTTGAATAGACAAGAATGAGCAATTTGTGTGTTGAAGGAGCGATTAAAGGCGCTGCTGCGAACACCGTGCAGCCTCCAGCAGTCACGGTAGTGTGCTAATCTCCGGCCCCGGAGCCAGAGGCGGTCGACTGGGAGCAGCAACGCCCTGATGCCCGCCGCCACCCCGACGGAGAAAAATATCCTCGCTGTGTTTACAAGTCGGCTGGGAGCGATTGTTTCCCCGCAGTGTGTCGTTAGCTAATCGTGCAGcggttgtgtgtgtttttcagacgAAGAAGTAACATGGCTGAACTGCATGTTGTGGAGCCGAGCGGCACAGGCACCATAGAGCAGCCCGAGCACCGCGACGTCCGCGGCTCCGTGCGCCTGGCGTCGCCCACTCTCATGGTGCCGCCGCGGAGCAGCCAGCTCAGCCCCGGCGGGGTGTCGAGTGGCAGCGGCGGCGGCGGGCGCTCGGTGTTCGGGTTCCCGGTGAAGAGCAACCCGAGCTCCCCGTCCGAGCCGGGAGACAAGCCGGGCTCACGCTGGGTCCGTCTGAACGTCGGCGGGACCTACTTCATCACGACCAAACAGACGCTGTGTCGGGACCCGAAGTCGTTCCTGTTCCGACTGTGTCAAGAAGACCCGGACCTGGACTCCGACAaagtcagcacacacacacacacacacacacacacacacacacacacacacacacacacacacacacacgtttcttGCATGATGTTAATGGTCATACATGTTTACAGGCCGGGCAGTGCAGGAATGtgactaagtacatttactcgagtacaaatttgaggtatcTGTACTCTGAGTCTTTATACTTCAGCTCACTACatgtcagagggaaatattgtacttcaCTACAGTAATGTGACAGCTTCAGTTATTTTACAAATCAAGATTTAAGAAACAAACTGttctcactgttttctgacttcttacaaaccaaacaatcaaaAAATGGAGAAACTAATTAATTATTAGATTAAAAGAAGTTCCACCTCAGCCAGCTACAACAGTCAAATTCTGCTTTTTCAATAATGCACGAGTCATAATTATCTAATCATACATGTTAAACTTCAGTTTCATTAGCTTAACTCACTGAAATCAACGGcctgtatttgggacaggcctttagtTCTCTTCACACAAAGGTGTCGCTCAGCAGAGATCAGCACGTACACTCAGATTGTTTATACAAACCAGtttgaatattacttgtataaaaatgtgGCTTCAGATTATCAGTCATGATTCATTTGATCCATCAGAGAGTGTGTGAGTTACGGCACCATGTacaccgacacaacaccactttataaAAAAATCCTCACAGCTTGAATTCATTTGTATGAAAAttccttttgattcttttgatgtGAGGACGCTGATGGACTACAGGAATATGACTAACTCCACAGAGGTATGACAGGCCTTTGATTGAGAGCTCTACAGGAATATGACTAACTAAGACAGGAACTGTAACTGAGACAGGAATGTGAGACATCATTTAAGGAGAGACAACCTCTATTTACATTTGAAGAACTTCTTGAACTGCTTGgcaccagaccaggcctctaactgagacaggcctctaactgagacaggcctttaattgagacagacctctaattgagacaggcctctaattgagacaggcctctaactgagacaggcctctaactgagacagacctctaattgagacaggcctctaattgagacaggcctctaactgagacaggcctttaattgagacaggcctctaactgagacaggcctttaattgagacaggcctctaattgagacaggcctctaactgagacaggcctttaattgagacaggcctctaattgagacaggcctctaactgagacaggcctttaattgagacaggcctttaattgagacaggcctctaactgagacaggcctttaattgagacaggcctctaattgagacaggcctctaactgagacaggcctctaactgagacaggcctttaattgagacaggcctctaactgagacaggcctctaaCTGAGACAGGCCGCAATTTTAATTTCTCCCAGCTATGTGGGACCAGCAGGACCTGATCAGTATAAAAACTAgacattgtcaatgataataaattcccaatgtcctcaaacgagacaataataaagtcccagtgtcctcaaaccagacgataataaagtcccaacgtcctcaaaccagacgataataaagtcccagtgtcctcaaaccagacgataataaagtcccaatgtcctcaaaccagatgaTAATAAATTCCCAATGTCAATGGCTAATTAAGTGTTGCAGCTTGTTATTGTTGCTagaattggtcaaatttgttgccatatcaaactagaaacattattattcataaagtttcaaccataacatgtgatcaggttttggaccttgtccacttttgtgtcaggatcagctgcagactgactttgcagagatggctgccatcttgtttttgcttGCTGCGTGATTATTAGCGACTCAGATTACTCTTAGATTCGACAAAGAGACGCACAAAATGCTCACAGTTGAGAAGGTGGAAACAAGGTAATATTTTGCATTGATGCTGAACAACGACTTGAAGGATTGCCAAGATAGTCTTAACACCGAGCTGTTCCTATGTGtaaaaaaagaagcattttgATAAGTAATTTGTCAGATTTTATTTGCAGCAAATGTCAACACTGAGATCATATCATCAAGATATGACTCTGCTGATAAAGATATTGATCCATCACTCATTGTTCAGTTGTGTAGATCCTTAATGTGTCCATCAAGTCAACTTAAACATCTAGTCAGCTTTTCTCTGACGCAGTTTCCTGTTTCTTATTCAAATATCTATGATAAGTTAAAACCTGCTGATGATGTTGGTTTTGAGTTTTAATAGTGATTAATGCGTTCTATGATTTCTTTCTGGACGTGACCCATCTCAACGTTTTGCTTCCAGTCTCTGCAAAAGTGACCACGATCCAACAGTGAGGACAAACCAGATCCTCCTCTCACATATTAACCCTTTATTTGTCCCCACAGGACGAGACAGGAGCCTACCTGATCGACAGGGACCCCACATACTTTGGTCCCATCCTGAACTACCTTCGGCACGGAAAACTCATCATGGATAAAAACCTGGCAGAGGAaggtaaaatgttttcatcccTGCTGCTGGACTTGTTCAAACTGTCTGTGAAGATTAATTTAGAGCGTTCAGACACTGAACAAGGTGGTGCTGTGTGAGGGACTTacccacagtcagtgtgttacatacagtagataaccctttttaaacaggaattgtgcaaatttgcaggaaagcccaatcagtgttttttcagcattggcagtataaaagcaaaatcggggagtgcagcaaaatgccgcctacctacttttgtttatacagaatgtgcctttttcggggcaatggggggcgtgagcaagtaacaaaacgtgtagctcagcgtgtgacgtaaacagtgacgtgggagggaagccgcggctggtcagtccttcggtgattctctcataagtcggcccgtccttcaccgtccccgtcatctgacggttaatggcctcttcatttgcgaggacaaggagggcgcacaattccttgtctccccagttgctcatctttacagtgtctgtcaggtttgtgtttccctcttgctactagctgctcgctaattcctgctatcagctgtttcctgtttatccaccgccagtggctcgcacgtgcagcgtcatcaacagctcctcccacaagtcatcaacagctcctcccacaagtcatcaacagctcctcccacaagtcatcaacagctcctcccacaagtcttcaacagctcctcccacaagtcatcaacagcccctcccacaagtcatcaacagctcctcccacaagtcatcaacagctcctcccacaagtcatcaacagcccctcccacaagtcatcaacagctcctcccacaagtcatcaacagcccctcccacaagtcatcaacagctcctcccacaagtcatcaacagctcctcccacaagtcatcaacagcccctcccacaagtcatcaacagctcctcccacaagtcatcaacagctcctcccacaagtcatcaacagctcctcccacaagtcatcaacagctcctcccgttgcagaaggccgcctcggtctgtttacaCTAAAatggttccaccaatatgtctaccctacgaggcagaaaattgggcacctcggatcaactcaccaatccggctctgtgtgtctaaacgctcgcagcttgccggcaaaacggcccaacattcaccaaaaatcaggcagtgtaaaagaggctaaTGTTGGTTGGCACGtctctagtttggagaagcagcaatAGTATCGCTGTGGAAGTTCAGGACGGGGGCAGCAGCTAAACGTATTTTAGAGacctaaataaatgaatatcagTTTAAAGATACACTCTGCAAGATTTtccctaaaaaacaaaatgtagacTCAACCGTAATTcttctcagtcatcacttatgaccctctctctgtgtttggtggtgtatttatctgcagagtctcttattttttcttatttcctttTATTCTCTGTGTTTGGGCCATTGATGTGCATGTACCCCGCAGTGCTCAGGTGACGCCGAGCATTTAATAAAAGGTaacgaccaggtgccagaccacaACCCAAAATCATGCAAAAGACACAGCacttacaaaaatgcaaatacaccGAAGGGAGACAAACAAGAGTGACTCTGGGGTCGGCTTtaactttcattttcactgtagTACACCTTTAAGTGTGCGCTATATTTAGGATATTCTccctgctttaccttgctgtcagagaGTCCTCTCCACAGGAAACTAAAGGCCCAAACACACTGCATGTCAAAAAACACATcccttttattttcactgtacaaCCTCACACCAGTGGTGGCATGACGCACATCAGTGCTCCTGGACACACCGCCCTGTGACACTCTACACCACTGTCCTGTTTCCAGCCTCGCCTCCCCCGGCTCGCTCTCTGCTCGTACAGACCagctagggctgggcggtatggccTAAAACAATATCATGGTATTATTTCAGGGGGATGTGGTGACAGTATGATATTGCGGTATTGTCttccctcttcttttttttttttttttacaccttaaataaaacaatttaaaaagccatacaaGTCTAGGACGGAAACTATTTATTGTCACAAGTAAAACAGTTGCTAATCCATCTAATATTGTGTATAAAGCATTATATAGTATGTATACATGttagagagaagagggagggcCCCCTTCTCCCGCCGGCCTGGGTTTAGGGCAGTTGGCCAGGCCACCTCCATCACGTAGCGAGGGAGGTGCatgaggcaggcaggcaggcaggcgggCCGGCCGCCGGACCCCGTTCTGCCGCCGTAGCTGGAGTACAGTTGTATGAAGGTAACCACAAAAGCAGTACCACGGCTCATGTTTACTGCGGTAAGTTACTGTCACGGCGAATACCACCCAGCCCTAACACCAGCTCCCATATCAGctcttttcctctgctcctatggcagctcgactcctctccctGCTATAGTTCTATAGATGAGGAGAGACTTGAGGTCAAGGAATATCCTAAGCTAAATGACCCACAGtcccgtcattataaagacaatggcccaAAAGATATTGCCATAATCAAGTTAATTTATGGGCTCTTCACACAtgatttcagtaaaagtagtaataacatTGTGTGGTCATCTGTTGACGAGCTGCAGCGTGACGTGTCCAGTGTGTGCTCGGGCGCCACTTGACCCACGGCCACGGcgccagtgtgttttcagctgaaGGCCGTTATCTGTGctgaagccaccagactcctttggcaaaaacattcattttagctcactgaacatcAGAGCTGCTgatctgctgctgcctccatcactcagtttgtgtgttactgtgtgagtctggtgaatctgaaccaaccctttaaacaccaaagtcacacaatgacacaaacaaatcagcgattgaggcagcagtagaccagcagctcctgtgttcagctgtgttaaattactgtttttctcactggagtctggctttgcAGAGAGccatataacagcttcagtccCCCATCAGAAGGGGCCGTCTGAAGGAAAGGtagagcagtgaaaatattctaaatatagcatatacttaaactgatatagattttttaagtggctaaaatacattttgctgctgccaccatccacagcagtgcagctCTCCAAACTGTGGGCAAGCCAACAGACGTCTACTGTAGGGagcacactgactgtggataagcacctcataccaaccaaactgtccctttaattcaGAGCATATAGAGACCAAACAATAAAGTCTAATGACTCATTTATTGTGTCAGGCGTTCTCGAGGAAGCTGAGTTCTACAACATCGCGTCTCTGGTGAGGCTGGTGAAGGAGAGGATACGGGACAACGAGAACCGAACATCTCAGGTACAGAAAACAGAGACGGATAAATCTGTGCACCAGACTGTCTCCCAggacaaaaacaaccaaaatagctttttatttgtgtgcagattattgatgttgttgtgtgtgtggtttgatcACGTCCCACAGGGTCCTGTGAAGCACGTGTATCGAGTACTACAGTGCCAAGAGGAGGAACTCACACAGATGGTCTCAACCATGTCGGATGGTTGGAAGTTTGAGCAGGTGCAACAAAACACAGCTTTGTTTTCTCCTCTTGTCAAGTTTGAGTTCATGGTtcagttgtttttaaagctgcaaagacatgaaacaaactattttaatatttcctgcCTTTTTGTCTCGTCAGCTTATCAGTATCGGCTCC from Epinephelus fuscoguttatus linkage group LG20, E.fuscoguttatus.final_Chr_v1 includes:
- the kctd2 gene encoding BTB/POZ domain-containing protein KCTD2 yields the protein MAELHVVEPSGTGTIEQPEHRDVRGSVRLASPTLMVPPRSSQLSPGGVSSGSGGGGRSVFGFPVKSNPSSPSEPGDKPGSRWVRLNVGGTYFITTKQTLCRDPKSFLFRLCQEDPDLDSDKDETGAYLIDRDPTYFGPILNYLRHGKLIMDKNLAEEGVLEEAEFYNIASLVRLVKERIRDNENRTSQGPVKHVYRVLQCQEEELTQMVSTMSDGWKFEQLISIGSSYNYGNEDQAEFLCVVSRELNNSTNGIVIEPTEKAKILQERGSRM